GGCAGCGGCGGCAGCTGTGTGCCGCGCGCCATCATATCCACGCCAATTGCCTGGAACCGCTGACGGTTGGCGGCGTGGCCCGCGCGGTGGGGCTCGGCGAAGCCGCCTTGCGCAATGGCTTTCGGGCGCTGTTCGGCTGCACCGTCTACGACTACGTGCTGGAACGCCGCCTGGCGGAGGCCGCGCGGCTGCTGCGGGAGAACGGGCTGTCGGTGGCCGAGGTGGCGTGGCGCAGCGGCTTCTCGCATGCGAGCCACCTTTCGCGGCACTTCAGGCGTCGCTACGGGATGTCGCCGGGCGACTACCGGTCGCGCTAGCTTGGCCCGGCTGTCGCGGGCAAGCCGTTGGCGCGGCGCTCAGTCGGCCGTGCGCAGCGCGTAGAGCGCGTAGAACGGCACGCGGAGCAGGGCCTGCGACAGCGGACCGAGCACCGAATACGGCAAGCCGTAGCCGTCCATCACGCGATAGATGCCATGCGGGCGCAGCCGCGCGTGCGGCGCCACCAGTTCGGCAGGGCGGCGTGGCCCCCACTGGAACTGCGCACCGGTCTGGCCCACGGACGGATGGTGGCGCGCCCGGCCCGCGGCCAGCCAGCACATCACGTCGAAGGCCAGCACCGACCCTGCCGGCGCCCGCTCGCCGAAGGTTGCCAGGATCTGCCGCACCGTATCGGGATGCAGATACATGAAGACCCCCTCGCTGAACAGGAATACCGGTGGCGCGTCACGGGTGGCCGGCAGCGACAGCGTGTCCCACCAGCGCGCGTCGCCCAGGTCCAGCGGCAGCGTGGCGTGGCGGGCGCCGGCAGCGGGAAGCAGCGCGCGGCGCAGGGGCAGGACTTCGGGGAGATCGGCGTCGGTCATGCGCACCCGGCCGTTGTCGAGCCATTGGAAGTAGTGGCTCAGGCCGGCGCCCAGGTTGACGACGTGGCCGTCGGGGTGCCTGGCCAGGTAGTCCTGTGCCAGCGCGCGGAACTGCCGCGTGCGCGCCAGCACGCCATAGACCGAGTGCCGGTCGTGAAGCCAGCGCGAGCCGTCGTCGCCCAGCGCCGCCATCATGCGGGCCGCGTG
This sequence is a window from Cupriavidus pauculus. Protein-coding genes within it:
- a CDS encoding class I SAM-dependent methyltransferase, with product MTSSNPEMLAGAALSAVPSTLRIPLAARAWGDRLFPKVAVDDRHAARMMAALGDDGSRWLHDRHSVYGVLARTRQFRALAQDYLARHPDGHVVNLGAGLSHYFQWLDNGRVRMTDADLPEVLPLRRALLPAAGARHATLPLDLGDARWWDTLSLPATRDAPPVFLFSEGVFMYLHPDTVRQILATFGERAPAGSVLAFDVMCWLAAGRARHHPSVGQTGAQFQWGPRRPAELVAPHARLRPHGIYRVMDGYGLPYSVLGPLSQALLRVPFYALYALRTAD